Part of the Peromyscus leucopus breed LL Stock chromosome 6, UCI_PerLeu_2.1, whole genome shotgun sequence genome, CTATTAGCATCGTTGGACTCTTAAATATTGCTCCCTTCAGCTCATGGTATCCAAGGCGGAGGAGGAAATCTATGGATTCTCCCCCAGCTGCTTCTCTATGACTTGTAAAAAGACCGCCCTCAACGGCACAGGGCCGTCCCTCTGGGCATGACTTTTTTAGTTCCTTGAAGTCTCGGCCTCTTGCTTTCAGGTACATGGGCAATCCCAGTACTTCAGGCCaagtaaaaagcaaaagcaacagTCCAGGAGCAGCATGTAGCATCCTTTCCATCATGTGGTAAGTGAAGGACACAGCTAGGGAAAGAGTGTCCTAGGGTGGGATGCTGGGCATCAAGGAGGCTGTGTAGAGAGGCTGCATGCAGCAGTGGGAAGGCAGGGAGACACACTCCACATTGTGTTTGTATGGAAGACCAAACAATGGTCTGCCATATATAATGTGAGATTTCAATGCACATTTGTAGCATAAAAACAATTTCAATCCAtcattttcaaaaaggaaaatctcAACTCTTTGTGGCTGTGTTTCACATTAACTGAACTTCATCTGCTTAGAAACTACCTGtcaatttgaaaataaatctacTTCTTCCTTATTATCTCCAAACAAGGAGGCAGACAaatagccagccagccagccatacgtgacgcgcgcgcgcacgcacacacacacacacacaacacacacacacacacacacacacacacacacggggtgggggtggggagacatacacacacaaagcaatagaaaacaaaatacaaaatcaagTTTTGATGGCCTCATTTGCTCTAAGTGGCTTAAAGAATAAATAGCAGGATAAACAGATCACTGTCTTCAAGTCTTTCTGAAGTGACAAGTGATGAAATCAAAAGCAAAAGCCACACTCCCACCAAAGCCAGGTAACCCCATTccctgaacccccccccccctcccccgctatCTAGATCAGGTCGGACGGTAAGCAAGTCTATGAGGGAGTTCTCTTTATTACATTACTTGATGTGAGAAGACCGAACCcacagtgggtggcaccattccccagATTTGGGTCCTGGGCTGTCTcaaaaaggagagagtgagctAAGTACTAGAAGCATGCATGCCTTcacttttctctgctcttgactgtggctgtgatgtgactgtttttgagttcctgcccaccTTGGCCTCCCAGTGGGGATGGACTATAACCAGGAACTGTGGGCACTCCataagctgctttttgtcaggatgttttattgttttatcataacaacagaaagaCACTAGGACACTTAGCATTTACTGAAACAGTTTGGAAttataaaagtttatttaataGCTATGGTAATAATACAAGCTCTCTGTAGGTGACAGACTTTATACAAAGGCAATTTCTGAGATATACTGATTGATTCACTTATTTATGCATTTGCTAACTCACCGATGGTTGgagatttgtgtgtttgttttttgagagaaagtCTTTTTaagtagctctggatgtcctgaaactcactatgtaggccaggctggccttgaactcacagatgcaCCTTTGTCTGCTTCCAGAGTTGCCGGGACTAAAGGCAAGGGATACCACACCCaacttgatggatttttttttttttagctgagtgTTTTATAAATCTCAAGTATAGGGAAATACCCATAATTAATTGAAGGTGAGAGCAAGAAGGGCCTTAAGTATCACAGAGGGGAGTGTTATGATGAGAAATTTGTACCTGGAAAGGAGAGTTGATCTAATTCTTAAATGAAAACTGGCCACTGTCTTTCACTTCATGTGGTAAAGGCAAGTCAATTTAAAAGAACTGCCAGATTTCCAGTATAATGGCTGAGCAGAGGTCGAACTGTCCATCAGCTCATTGCTGAAGGTGGGTGACGGTGATTGCAACAGAGTCCTCTGAAAAATATTTGCTAAGCTCACCTCTGACTCAGCCATGGAGGTCCCTGACCCCAAGGTTGCACACCTACACAAGTGGTTGCAAAACTGTGCTAAGCGTCTCCTTTGGAGAGATCCAGCACACGCAGCAAACAGTCactgggtatgggtgaaggaCGCAGGGGTACTCATTAAACTGTTCCTGAAATTGCTCTTATGTCTGAGCCTtccaaaacaaaatgttaagacaagaaataaatataatccaGACAACAAACAGTAACATGCTACCCTTTGATCACATTTGCCTGAGAACAGACAAAGTGTGATGGTTTTAGTTCTATAAATAACTAATGGGTACACTTCAGAGGAATTTAAAGTCCAACTGAGAGAATCACATGAGCCTGACAGGTAAAGTGATTTTTACCTGATTTTGGCCTTTGGAAATGTGTTAAGCCCAAGTGTCCTCTTAAACATAGGCAGTTGGTCACCTATGAAGTCATGGCAACTTCAAGGATGACTATGTGCTCAACAGTGCTCTGTGGTCACCATCTGCATCAGAATAGCACTAGGTCAGAAGGATGAAGAGTCTCTCACAAATATAAACATATCAGTAATTCCAAAATCCAGCCTGTGGTCAGAAACTGTTGAGGGTGTTTATTGAAAAGCAGAGGATTCTTATAGCAAATAAAGGTTAATGTTTGGATCTCTGTTTTTAAGAAGCCTACAGATTGAGCTGGGcctgatggcacaggcctttaatctcaacactacTTCTAGATAGATTTGCATGTGACAGATTTTGCAAGAGGCACCCACTTTTGCTATTTGCCCACTGAAAACAGACCATCAGATCAGGTCTCTGTTTCCGTGGTTCCACTCTGGCTTTACTTTAGGCTCCAGGGACTAATTCTGCCCTCTGTGTTTGCTTAAGGGATAGAGCAAAGGTCTGAGGATCATGCTTTTCCACCTCCCTTAACTCACTGAACTTTTGTACTTTCAAAATTTTACTTCCAAGTATTCTACattttgactctgtgtgtgtgtgtgtgtgtgtgtgtttgagcctTTGTTAGAAAaacagcctacacacacacactcatatatgtgtttatatatatatatatatatatatatatatgatagatatatatatatatggagagagagagagagagagagagagagagagagagagagagagagagatccaaggcCTTGGTAATTCTTGGAGTTTATTCATTCACTGTTTATAAAATCACAATCTGTTCATGCTGGAATCAGAAGTTGAAGAGAAGCTTCTCAGGGAAGCAAAGCCAATAGCCCAAAGGCTGGCATTCTCTGCTGAAATGTGAGCCATTTCCCAAGGCTTTCAGAAAGTTCAGAGAGTGAACTGGGGGTTTTCAAAATCAACAGCCACTTTTCAGATGATGTTGGAGGTAACACACTGCTGGGCTTGGCCAGTGAGATGGACACAGGAGTGCAGATAGTTCCCAAGACCATCTTAACTTCGGTgtttggacattttctttttttcaggagtGGAATTGTTGAGTCACCAAATCAATtctattttttatcttttgaggAAATCTTGTTTTGTACGGCGGACTCTTTATTGTATATTCTCACTAACAACACGATGATAGTAGGCAtggggcaggagggagaagggggaaattTTGATGTAAGAAGTCACAGTAATGAATAAGTTCTAGAGCTTCCATGCAGACAGAAGTGCAGTGTTGTGCACTTAAAAATGATCTCATGTCAAGTGTCGGTACTTTaagacaatgaaacaaaacaaaaagacagtagGAAAGTTTAGGAGGTTGTGGATGTGATAATGCCATGTGGGTGaggggcatgcatgtgcatgcatgtgagcatgtatgCAGTGTAGAGATCTGGTTTTATTGTGACTGTGTACAAATTTATGtaggcagggttttgttttgtgtatgcaaGTAAAATGTAGGTATGTAATGAAAGGGGCAGGATGCAGTAATGGGAGATATTAACAGTCAGTTTTGTCTCCAAGTGTGGGATTTGGGTTCATGGAATTCAGACATTGATAGTAAAGAGCTAACTTTAAGCAGGCAGGTAAGTTGGGCAGAATTGTCTGTCTTTTGGGAAATGTAGAAGATACCAGAGTGGCAGGTGTGGTATAGACTATAGTGGATAGACTCCATGGCAACAAGGCCaggtaaaaataaagcaaagggaCAGGGCCCCAAGAGAGATTTCTGAGCAGTGGATTAATCTTTGCTTAAGTAAGTGGCAACTGAGAAGATGGGATTCAGGACCCAAGTCCGTCCAAATAGGCAGCAACGACAGCGCAGGGAAGCACTGAGCTGAGACTCACTGAAGAACTGTGGTGATGGGTGCTCATGGGGAGAGGTAGAAAGGTTAGAAAAGTCTACCTCCACAGCAGTTCCAGTGTAACCAGCTACAAAAATAACAGTCCGAGGATGGTGGACCACCTGGGCTTCTTCCTCCACCATTTCCCTAAGACACACTATGAGGACTTCATCTAACTGCTTGCTTGGACTCTGGCCTGAGGTCCTCTTGAGAGGCAGAACAGCTGTTTTCCCATGGAACGGTATGGCATTTGACTCTTCACATGTTCAATGCCAGCTCAGTAGACATCTGAGATTGTGTAAATACTTTCCTGCCCTACAAATTCAAATCCTGACAGCATGGgccacaaaataagaaaacattaatttaGGACAACAGGGACTGGTTTACATAATAAACCtgttagaaagatttttttttttgcaagatacCTTATATGAATAAACAGGATTTTTGAAACCAGACTTATAAACACTGGCATTCTTTTGTGTAATGCTTTTCTCCAATGGGGATGGACTGTGCTTAGCCTGAAAAGCGTCACAGTCAGCTGGAGTCAACTGACTCTATTACCATCCTTTTCCTTAGTTCTCTGCAGGAAAGGTAAATGAAGGATctaaaggagggctggagagatgctcagaagaGAAGATCTGACTCCAGATCTGACATGCAGAGGCTCACAGccactgtaaccccagctctgggagaatctgacccctctggcttctgcaggccccTGCACTTGTGATGTGCATATTCACACCCATTCACGTAactacaaacaataaaaacaaaactttaagataaaaagaacacaaaagaaatccATGTGCTGTTTTCAATGTCTTTATCCTACACCTTTCCCCAAAAGACACAATCAACCACTGTTTTGAGTTTTAGTGGATATAATGtatcaaagaaaataccaacaaCATAACATAAAAAAATGTCACATGGAAGAATAAAAGTCTGCATTTGGGGGACTATTGCTGTGGGAAGAAGGGCCTGATCTTCATAGACATCTTCCTCATTGAGTACCATGATCCCTTCCAGTTCATCCACACCACACCATCATCTGTGCCATGCTTGGACATGTCCCAGCTGTAAAGACCACCCCAGTAGTATCTGCCATTTGGATTGGCTGCATGGCATCTGTTATACCACCATCCACCACCATCTTCTCTTGAGCACTGCTTTTTTGGATCTGTAGTTAACCTGAAAGGAAATGTGTTTGAGttagcatacatacacatatcactGTCAATTCAGTTCTTTGGCAAGAACCTACCTGAAAGTACTGTGCTCAGTTGTATATAGTACTCTTTCCCTTAAGTTCTGTAGGTAAAGCTCAAATACAGCAAAGGCCTTCTCTGCCCCACAGCAAGAAAGGGAAACAGCTGGGCCTCTCTGGTCTAATTTTGAAAAAGTTTATCTGATGCTGTAGTATGAGAGACCCTGAGATACGAACTGATAGTTTCAATAGATGCATCAGTGaataaaaacacagatgtttCTATAGATACACAAAAACTCAAAGAGTTTACTCTAGTTGCTGGTTTATCTTTGAGTAGTTGTCTGGCTTTGAGCAAATTTATATCTCCAAATTTCATCTAAAAGATGAAATTGATGATGTCTGCCTCAGAGTTGGGATGCTTTCAGTCAATACATTCAGAATTCAGGAGAGGGGCTTCTTGATAAATTTCAAGTGTCCAAGTATGGGCAGTTGTTTATAATGTTAGGTACATTCATGATGCTGGGTAATGATATTAGTGGGGACTTGAAGGAAAAGGAGCCAAGACTGCGGTGCTTACCAGCCATCATTGTCCCTGTCGTACGTGCTGAAGAACATGCCATTATGGATAGTCATGGTCCTGTTTTCCCCCACCAGCTGAGAGGCTCCATCCATGAGGGCATTACCAGCTGTCCCTTTGTACTTGTCCACGGAGACTTGGTACTTGTTAGCCTCATTCTGCACTGTGAACCCTCCGTACTGTGCCTTCACTTTGTCTCCTTTCCAGTCCTCCATTTCGATCAGAAGTTCCGTGGGTCCTATCCTGGTAAGCTGGCTAATCTTATCGTTCCCAAGCCAATATTCACctagagaaaacaaatacaaaatatcagaaaaaaaaatgaagcctctGGGAAACCAAGAACTGCTCTTCCTCCATATCTTTAGCtcctatatttaattttttaatctttatttattgtgtgtgtatatgtttatgtgtgtagttAAATTCCTATTAGCAtcctaaaaatctaaaaatagaccCCTCTCCTTGATGTtcttaataggaaaaaaaaaacctcattaaaCTAGAAGAATTTTATTTTGCACTTGAAATCTTTACCTGGCAAGCCACAGTACTTCTTCCCATCTTCGTTGGTTGCAATATTTCCAAATCCTTTTTTGTATGGGTCCCATTGCCTGCCAAAGTCGACACTGCCATCCTGACGGTTCTGTATGAGTGTCCATCCTTTAGTTGACAGAAATAAAATTAGCCTAAGGTAACCATTAATGGCATCACTCTGGAAAGAAAATCTGAACCCACtgcccatttgtttattttatacttgCTTATGTTTGGTTCTCCAAGTAGATATAATAAGGAAATAAGCATGAGAGGCAAACTCTTCAAATATTTGGAAATGTCAAGTGCCGCATGTCATCGTAATGCATGCATCAAGGAtcttttaaatcttttcaaaTACCAGATTGAATTTCAAATCAAGTGGCCAGGTGCATTGGAGCAGAGCCTTGTTTCTCAGCATCCGGGATACTTACAGAACGAGAAGTCAGCCACTGACTAGTGCTTACCTCCATTTTCTGTTTCCATGTCACAGTAGACTCTGTATGGCTTGATGGAGGTGTCAGGCTGAATGAGATACATTTCAGATGTCTCACCTCCTTTCCTAATGATCTCCTCACATTCTGCAAGAATGCAATGCTGGGTTACGTTCAGGGACAGCAACACAGTCTTCAGCCACTCATTCCTGAATAACACTGACTACACTGCATACAAAGGACCACTTTGTCACAAACATTTGAGGATAGTGTTCTATGGGCTGGACCTTCTTCTCACTGGCAATCAAAACCAAGTCAAGTGAATTATAGAGCTCTCTTTATCTCCCATCCCTACAAATAGAGCACACAGGGTTAGGAAACTCACCATCTTTCCATGGTCCTGTCATCTGTGTatgtcacatgcatgcacaaattaGAGAGCCCTGGAATCTCCACTTTCATTATAGTGGAAGCTACTCAGTAGAACTGGGCAGAGTCATCTGCCAAGGCAGAATACAAAAGCCCAGGATACAACCACAATGTGCTAGACTATCATTATATTCTGTTAGGGGAAACCTACTGTGTTCACTTTTTAGTCCCTATGATTAGAGAGTGTTAGATCTTCTGGAATTTGATGGGATTTATTTACTGACTCATTACCTTTGCCAGAAACCACAGGAATATTGCAGCTGACAGTGCATGGGGTGCGACAGTATTCCATCTGAGCCGAGATGTCAGATTCTAACTTTTGTATTTTGCTTCTCAGGTTCTCCAGGATTGAGCGGAGCACACGAAGATTAAGGGGAATATTATCATTTACGGTCTCGTCAATATATAACCTGTGGTCTTCCAGAATGGAGGAATACTCgtttatgacattttcattatctggaaaaacaaaatgatgtcGGAATGGTCAGCATTTTTGCCTGTAAAAGTATatctaactatgtaaagatgattttgatttttcaagggaATAAAGAAATAGACTTTGAGGCATCATCCAACAATCAGGACTGCTGAACTTAAGaggcattatttattttatgacatGTACAAATTGGCATACGACCCCACTGCTACTCCCCTGATTTGCCCTGGGTACAAGCTAAAGATCATATATGGTAACAAATACAAGTTATATCTTCTTTGGTGAGCAGTGTGTGAAGGCTCCACCTCAATATGTAACATTATAGAGAAGAAGCACTTGGCACTTACACACTGCAGAGCCTTGGGATTCGCAAGGATATTTCAGGATTCTTTTGATTCCTAAATGTTTACACTTGGGTGAGCTCCTCTGAAAAGCCTGTGCCATGCTGACACCCCAGGTGATTCCTACCCACCAGGTCCATAGCCCTCAAGGCTGACATGCCAGATGTCACTACTCGAAGGTTAGTTTACGTCACACTGACCGTTCTCATATTCAACACCTCAAGTGTTAAACTTTACAAACACTTAAGTTTTTATTCTATGCATATCATCTCCAGAGTCACAAGACAAATGTCTAACCAACTGAAAATAAGAAACCATTATGACATTTCTCAAAGAAAGTCATTGTAGTGAAAGCAGCACGAAGACTAATAACTTGAGGAGTGCTTGTCTGGCAAACTGCAGCTGAAAGTACCTGAGGGTGGACCCAGGGTAAGCAGGGACAGACAGAAATCAGCACACACACTGATTGACCTCGGATGTTTAACTGCACAGGACTGTATCTCCACAATTAATGGTTTCAATGTTCTAAATGAGTTGGGTAGAAACCCCCAGCATGGCTACCTTTAACTTGTGCCTGCTTCTTTTTCCACATCTCTTTTAGCAGAGTCAGGTACTggaaggtggtggaggaggtCTCAGAAACGGACTGTATGTTGTTGTTTAACTCAGCAACACTCGTCTTGATTGGCCTTTCCTGGCTTATCAAAGTCTGTTGCAATTGACACCCTGTAGGGCACAACACTCCCTGTAAATGAGGAAAATAGCTGGCATTAGAGTCGTAggtatttgtttaaaatgtgtgttagTGAAACCTTAGTGATCTCATGAGTCCGTTAAAAAActtgatatttcattttctttattggaaaACCAGAAACCTTAGAATTGTCAGCacactcttataaagaaaagaaacagtccttaccacagggaaaaaaatgtaatcagGCTATGAAAATTTTACCCAGCCCAAAAGAGAAAGTAggcaaaatacaaaagaagagaCATTGTCCAAAACACCCTAGTCTGTTATCTTGTGTCCAGATCCAAGAGTCCAGTGAAGGAaaggtgaattaaaaaaaaaaaaaaaaaaaaaaaaaaaaaaaaaaaaaaaaaaaggactcaatCAATTTTATACTTtgaattttaattcttaaataagCAAAATAGCAATGATAGAGATGTTGACCCATGAAATATTAAGATTTCTTGGCACAGGAGACCcaccctgaaaacaaacaaacaaacaaaaaccgacAAATGCCCCTACCAGGTCTGGGTCAGCATGAAGACAGCCTCCTGCATCAGGGGcttttctttccactttcttCTGGCTGGCATCCACTTTGGCTGGACGGGCTCGATAACCACCTCCGCTGATAGGAGGGGGGGCAGGCCTCAGGCTAGGAGCCGCTTCCTTTCTCCTGTCAATAGGTCGATGGCCACGGGCATCCACGCCACCCTACAGGAACCGGGCAGGGAGACGATGCCAAGTTAGAGAAGCTGTGAGAGGTGACTCTTCCGAGGTGGCACAAGCCTGGTGATTTGCTACAGGTCTCTCGGCTGGCTGGCTCAGATTCGTTGTGTCTCTTCAGGTGGAAGGGGGATCCAACAACACACAAAGCTACTGCATAATCTAAGACAGTTTTATAAGGGGGAGGGTTGGCTGGGGCTAAGACAAGCCCACCCTAGATTGTGAAATCTAAACTTTGGAACACACAGAACTGTCAGGAGTCTAGATGATCAAAAAGAATGAATAGTATCAATCCACTTGGGTTAGTAAATTTCTACAACggttattaattattaatcaatTCCCCAACTTTCAATGTCTATAAAGTGATGATCAGGTTGAGTCTGATATGATCATATTTGGGACAAGATGATCTGTTTAAAGAAAACTTACTAGTAATAAGACAATAATGACTCTAACATGTTACAGAGAATTAAGACAGTGTGGGATAAGGTGCTGCTTGGGTTCAAGTGTTGACCCTGCACCTTGGGCAAGTTACTCTACTcatgactcagttttctcatttataaaataaggaCAACCACTGCTTGCATCTGATTTATAAGATTATTAGGAAGATAAAAATCTGTTTACCTGTGACACCCTCAGAATTATACTTGGCTCCTCCTAagttttcattattgttttcattGTATCCATACTTCAAAGATACTTCTGACTTCACTGTTACTCCTCTGCTAGGCTCAGTTTCCAACATTATTTGCTAAGCTGTTCTCTTGAAACTCCCTACATAATTTCTTTATCAAACATGATGTTATTACCATACTTAAAGTAATTTTCAGACTTTATAGACTGCATTAAAGATGATTTGCTAACTTAAGACTCTTTAAGAAGATCCTCGAGTGGAAGAGATGCAATCAGATAGGAAGGTTTTGACTTGGATGAAATATGCTTATCGCTTTCAATCGCCAGTAGTCTGACTCTGAAGGCTGTATTTGCAGatgaaaaaaaccacaaaagctGGAGCAATAGCCAGTTATGTGCATCTAAGCCACCACATGAGCAGCTGCACCTGAAAATTTGCTGCTCTTTGttcattaaataattatattattttacacTTAGTGGGGTGGTGCAAGGATTGTAACCCTGATAGACTGGCTGCAGATTTACTGGCTTAGTTACTGActaaatctctctgtctctgtctgtctctctgtctctgtctgtctgtctgtctctctctgtgtatacaaTGCTATGTATTTTTAATGGGTGAGCACTCGGGATGATATACATATTTCATATTAAAGACCTGGTCCTAATCAGAGCTTGTCTGCTCTAACACAAATTTAATGAATGTGTTTTTGTTCACTGCAAATacaattatgaaaaagaaaactactgGCTTGTTTGCTTGATTTAGAATGTTGTACACAGGTGACATTGATGGTCTGGCTTCACTAgggaaaataaatgacaaatactGAAAGAACCAATGGGGACACAGGTTAGGAAAGAGCGCTTACAGAAATAATTGAAACCAGGAAACCCACATTGGAAACCCACTAATTAACCTAAAGGATTAATTAGTAAGAATCTGAAAGCACTTTTGAAGTAATTTCTGAAAATGTACACAAATACATCCTTTACACTTTTCTTACTTAACCCAgacaaatttctttttatttgtatgatcAAATAATCTGAATGCTTACGTGCCCTTTACTCCAAATCATCCACAGTGAATCAGCTCTTTGCAATATTAATGTGTATTCTGAGAGTAAATTTCATCACAATACATTtagtaataaaatttaaactattttcttAAATACACTTCTAATATTTATGACATCAAAGTAATACTAATAATAAGTTGGTGAAACTacttgggctgggcatggtggctca contains:
- the Fgb gene encoding fibrinogen beta chain — protein: MKYLWLLLLCLFSVQTQAADDDYDEPEPPPPGGVDARGHRPIDRRKEAAPSLRPAPPPISGGGYRARPAKVDASQKKVERKAPDAGGCLHADPDLGVLCPTGCQLQQTLISQERPIKTSVAELNNNIQSVSETSSTTFQYLTLLKEMWKKKQAQVKDNENVINEYSSILEDHRLYIDETVNDNIPLNLRVLRSILENLRSKIQKLESDISAQMEYCRTPCTVSCNIPVVSGKECEEIIRKGGETSEMYLIQPDTSIKPYRVYCDMETENGGWTLIQNRQDGSVDFGRQWDPYKKGFGNIATNEDGKKYCGLPGEYWLGNDKISQLTRIGPTELLIEMEDWKGDKVKAQYGGFTVQNEANKYQVSVDKYKGTAGNALMDGASQLVGENRTMTIHNGMFFSTYDRDNDGWLTTDPKKQCSREDGGGWWYNRCHAANPNGRYYWGGLYSWDMSKHGTDDGVVWMNWKGSWYSMRKMSMKIRPFFPQQ